A portion of the Paucilactobacillus hokkaidonensis JCM 18461 genome contains these proteins:
- the arsA gene encoding arsenical pump-driving ATPase, which produces MREYQPQNANLTHYLFFTGKGGVGKTTTASATAINLADSGQQVMLVSTDPASNLQDVFDTDLTNKPKAITGVPGLFAANFDPVTAAGEYRESVVGPYRGVLPDAAVKNMEEQLSGSCTVEIASFNEFAKFLTDPAVDQRFDYIIFDTAPTGHALRMLQLPSAWNNYLAENDRGASCLGQLAGMGDKKAIYAKAVATLSNGELTTLMLVTRPQKASLLEAARAAQELADIGMQNQQLIINGTLKTPTDRASHAIFEQQQTDLQQMPATLQALPQAEVPLRAYNVTGLDKLRLVLQPEQPSLATYPAITNHYPNLDTIVADLIKTNKKIIFTMGKGGVGKTTVAVQITKKLVAQHKTVHLATTDPADHLDFFNTDDPAITISHIDEQQVLKDYQNEVLTTARQTMKSADVDYVAEDLRSPCTQEIAVFRAFANIVAQNDSDVVVIDTAPTGHTLLLLDSTQSYAKEVKRTAGDVPQAIVDLLPRLQDPAQTEIVMVTLPETTPVYESMRLNDDLDRAQIAHTWWLVNQSMLATETTHPCLQARAQNEVEWIEKVKQISNGHFAVEQWQPDFEQALLTI; this is translated from the coding sequence ATGCGCGAATATCAACCACAAAATGCTAATTTAACTCATTATTTATTTTTCACTGGTAAAGGGGGCGTCGGTAAGACCACAACGGCTAGTGCCACCGCCATCAATCTAGCTGATAGCGGTCAGCAAGTGATGCTGGTCTCCACTGATCCAGCTAGTAATTTACAGGATGTATTTGATACTGATTTGACCAATAAACCCAAGGCAATCACCGGTGTGCCCGGTCTATTTGCCGCTAACTTTGATCCGGTGACTGCTGCCGGTGAATATCGGGAAAGCGTCGTTGGTCCTTACCGCGGCGTGTTACCGGATGCAGCAGTCAAAAATATGGAGGAACAGTTGTCTGGTTCATGTACGGTCGAGATCGCATCGTTTAATGAATTCGCTAAATTTTTAACTGATCCCGCTGTCGATCAGCGCTTTGATTATATTATTTTTGATACAGCGCCGACTGGTCATGCGTTGCGTATGCTGCAATTGCCCTCAGCTTGGAATAATTACTTGGCGGAAAATGATCGTGGGGCTTCATGCTTAGGCCAACTAGCCGGGATGGGCGACAAAAAAGCAATTTACGCCAAGGCTGTGGCTACTTTAAGTAATGGCGAATTGACCACCTTAATGTTAGTCACGCGTCCCCAAAAAGCATCATTACTGGAAGCGGCGCGGGCAGCCCAAGAATTAGCTGATATTGGCATGCAAAATCAACAATTAATTATTAATGGAACGTTGAAAACACCGACTGATCGTGCTTCCCATGCTATTTTTGAGCAGCAGCAGACTGATTTGCAACAGATGCCAGCAACATTACAGGCGTTGCCCCAAGCAGAAGTACCGTTACGAGCGTACAATGTTACTGGCCTAGATAAGTTGAGATTAGTTTTACAACCGGAACAACCAAGTTTAGCAACTTATCCGGCAATTACCAATCACTATCCTAATTTAGATACCATTGTTGCTGATTTAATTAAGACTAACAAAAAAATTATTTTCACCATGGGTAAAGGCGGCGTAGGTAAAACTACGGTGGCCGTGCAGATCACTAAAAAGCTGGTGGCCCAGCATAAAACCGTTCATTTAGCCACCACTGATCCGGCTGATCATCTTGATTTCTTTAACACAGATGATCCTGCAATCACCATCAGTCATATTGATGAACAGCAGGTACTTAAGGACTATCAAAATGAAGTGCTGACGACGGCGCGTCAAACCATGAAATCGGCCGATGTTGACTATGTGGCTGAGGATCTACGCTCACCATGTACGCAAGAAATTGCCGTTTTCCGCGCTTTTGCTAACATTGTCGCCCAAAATGATAGTGATGTTGTAGTCATCGATACGGCGCCAACCGGCCATACGCTACTGCTACTGGATTCGACTCAAAGCTATGCCAAAGAAGTCAAACGCACTGCCGGTGATGTGCCTCAAGCAATCGTTGATCTGTTACCGCGGCTACAAGATCCAGCGCAGACTGAAATTGTAATGGTGACTTTACCGGAAACAACGCCAGTTTATGAGTCGATGCGCTTGAATGATGATCTAGATCGGGCCCAAATTGCGCACACCTGGTGGTTGGTCAATCAAAGTATGCTGGCAACGGAAACAACGCATCCTTGTTTGCAGGCCCGGGCGCAAAATGAAGTTGAATGGATCGAAAAGGTTAAGCAGATTTCCAATGGTCATTTTGCAGTTGAACAATGGCAACCAGATTTTGAGCAGGCGTTATTAACGATTTAG
- the guaA gene encoding glutamine-hydrolyzing GMP synthase: MANTNLDSFDKIIVLDYGSQYNQLITRRIRDLGVYSELLSHKITAAEIKKINPKGIIFSGGPNSVYADGAFSVDPEIFELGIPILGICYGMQLMAYKLPGGVVENAHNSEYGHADIEVTDDSSVLFKGLPQKQYVWMSHGDLVRQVPDGFKTVATSPNCPITSMANDERKFYGIQFHAEVQNTEYGTEVLKHFAFDVCGAKANWSMDDFIEMQIEHIREVVGDKKVLLGLSGGVDSSVVGVLLHKAIGSQLTSIFVDHGLLRKNEAEQVMASLSGKFGLNIVQVNAQKRFLDKLTGVSDPEQKRKIIGNEFIQVFNDEAQKLEGIDFLAQGTLYTDVIESGTDTAQTIKSHHNVGGLPKDMHFELIEPLRTLFKDEARELGEKLGIPHDLVWRQPFPGPGLGIRVIGEITEDKLEIVRESDAILRDEIKKAGLEEEIWQYFTVLPGIRSVGVMGDGRTYDYTVGIRAVTSIDGMTADFARIPWDVLQGISVRIVNEVKHVNRIVYDVTSKPPSTVEWE, encoded by the coding sequence TTGGCAAATACTAACTTGGATTCGTTTGATAAAATCATCGTGTTAGATTATGGCAGTCAGTATAACCAGTTAATCACGCGGCGAATTCGTGATTTAGGAGTTTATTCTGAGTTACTATCGCATAAAATTACCGCAGCTGAAATTAAAAAAATCAACCCTAAGGGAATCATCTTTTCTGGAGGCCCCAACAGTGTTTATGCGGATGGAGCCTTTTCAGTTGATCCAGAAATCTTTGAGTTGGGAATTCCAATTTTAGGAATTTGTTATGGCATGCAGTTGATGGCCTATAAGCTTCCGGGTGGAGTAGTTGAAAATGCTCATAACTCAGAATATGGTCATGCTGATATTGAAGTAACTGATGATTCATCGGTATTATTCAAGGGTCTGCCACAAAAGCAATACGTTTGGATGAGTCATGGTGATTTGGTGCGCCAAGTTCCCGATGGATTTAAGACGGTTGCCACCAGTCCTAATTGTCCGATTACCTCGATGGCCAATGATGAGCGTAAGTTTTACGGGATTCAATTTCATGCTGAAGTTCAAAACACGGAGTATGGTACCGAAGTTCTCAAACACTTTGCGTTTGACGTTTGTGGTGCAAAAGCCAACTGGTCAATGGATGATTTTATCGAAATGCAAATTGAGCATATTCGTGAAGTTGTCGGTGATAAGAAGGTATTACTGGGCCTTTCTGGTGGCGTGGATTCGAGCGTTGTTGGAGTATTGCTCCATAAAGCGATTGGCTCCCAGTTAACTAGTATCTTCGTGGATCATGGCCTGTTACGTAAAAACGAGGCCGAACAAGTAATGGCTAGTTTATCTGGTAAGTTTGGTTTAAACATTGTCCAAGTGAACGCACAAAAGCGATTCCTAGATAAATTAACTGGTGTTAGTGATCCAGAACAAAAACGTAAAATTATCGGAAATGAATTTATTCAAGTCTTCAATGACGAAGCTCAAAAACTAGAAGGAATTGACTTTTTAGCTCAAGGAACGTTATATACTGATGTGATTGAAAGTGGAACGGATACTGCTCAAACAATCAAGTCACATCATAACGTTGGTGGATTGCCCAAAGACATGCACTTTGAATTAATCGAGCCACTCCGCACATTGTTTAAAGATGAGGCCCGTGAGTTAGGTGAGAAGTTGGGGATTCCTCATGATCTAGTTTGGCGTCAGCCATTCCCAGGTCCTGGTTTAGGAATTCGTGTAATTGGTGAAATTACTGAAGATAAGCTAGAAATTGTCCGTGAGAGTGATGCCATCTTACGTGATGAAATCAAAAAAGCGGGACTAGAAGAAGAAATCTGGCAGTACTTCACAGTGCTACCAGGTATCCGCAGCGTTGGTGTGATGGGTGATGGACGGACTTATGACTATACAGTCGGAATTCGTGCGGTGACTTCGATTGATGGAATGACTGCAGATTTTGCCCGGATTCCATGGGATGTCTTGCAAGGCATTTCTGTTAGAATCGTAAATGAAGTTAAACACGTGAATCGCATAGTGTATGACGTTACGAGTAAGCCACCTTCGACTGTGGAGTGGGAATAG
- a CDS encoding tyrosine-type recombinase/integrase — protein sequence MTKTTEVIKKAKDGTYYFRANIGVDERTGKRVQKRRSGFKTMREAKTAYRDLMANGVKEGSTDQITFGDFCQQFFIPWYEGHVKKATFDSRVSVFRKQFKGFNKYFINKITPVDIQKWQIMMKSQVSNSYTRLVQCLLSLVFDRAIVLGFCEENPTKIVGNLKKEKKKVDFWTKAEFEKVISLMDLNDYYQRFNFTTIWLLFMTGARIGEATALQWEDVDFKAGTIRINKTLYYLNAFNYEFTSPKTRASARTVPLDKKTLEYLSEWKEIQASEVKTDFVLSYNGVPTTRGSLSQVINVYSKAANVHRIRVHALRHSHASLLISIGENPLIIKERLGHEDIQTTLGTYGHLYPNSNFETAQHLNGLVDFTPADHSVVVPTRNQFTGKKHITGAISVPATGNTEEKSQETPV from the coding sequence ATGACAAAGACAACCGAAGTAATAAAAAAAGCAAAAGACGGCACCTATTATTTCCGTGCCAACATTGGTGTGGATGAACGAACTGGTAAACGTGTCCAAAAACGCCGTAGCGGATTTAAAACAATGCGTGAAGCAAAGACTGCTTATCGTGATTTAATGGCGAATGGGGTTAAAGAAGGTTCAACAGATCAGATTACCTTTGGTGACTTCTGCCAGCAATTCTTTATTCCTTGGTATGAAGGTCATGTCAAAAAGGCTACTTTTGACAGTCGCGTTAGCGTCTTTCGAAAGCAATTCAAAGGATTTAACAAGTATTTCATTAACAAAATTACGCCGGTGGACATACAGAAATGGCAAATCATGATGAAGAGTCAAGTAAGTAATTCATACACCCGCCTAGTTCAATGCTTGTTATCTTTGGTTTTTGATCGTGCAATTGTACTAGGATTCTGTGAAGAGAATCCAACAAAAATTGTTGGCAATTTAAAGAAGGAAAAGAAGAAAGTCGATTTCTGGACTAAAGCCGAGTTTGAGAAAGTTATTTCCTTAATGGATCTTAATGACTACTATCAGCGTTTCAATTTCACCACAATTTGGCTTCTATTTATGACCGGTGCCCGCATCGGTGAAGCAACCGCTCTTCAGTGGGAAGACGTTGATTTTAAAGCCGGTACGATCCGGATCAACAAAACACTTTATTATTTAAATGCGTTTAACTATGAATTTACTTCACCCAAAACTCGCGCCAGTGCTCGGACAGTTCCGTTAGACAAAAAGACACTTGAATATCTCTCCGAGTGGAAAGAGATTCAAGCGTCTGAAGTTAAAACAGATTTTGTGCTTTCATACAATGGTGTGCCAACTACTCGCGGATCACTGTCTCAAGTAATCAACGTCTATTCTAAGGCCGCGAATGTTCATCGAATTCGTGTCCACGCGCTTCGACATTCTCATGCTTCCTTGTTAATTAGTATTGGGGAAAACCCATTAATTATTAAGGAACGTTTGGGACATGAAGACATTCAAACAACTTTAGGAACTTATGGACATCTATATCCAAATAGTAACTTTGAGACAGCACAACACCTTAATGGTCTAGTTGATTTCACTCCGGCGGATCATTCAGTCGTTGTCCCCACTCGTAATCAGTTTACGGGCAAGAAACACATTACTGGTGCCATTTCGGTGCCAGCAACGGGAAATACAGAAGAAAAGAGTCAAGAAACGCCGGTATAA
- the arsD gene encoding arsenite efflux transporter metallochaperone ArsD: MKKVELFEPAMCCSTGVCGPAVNEDLLMITSAFDALQGVSSVEADRYNLSNNPDVFSQRADILAAIKDDADATLPITVVDGKIVKTGAYPTIDELSEYTGLVFVPADQSSGCCGGSGCC, encoded by the coding sequence ATGAAAAAAGTTGAATTATTTGAACCAGCGATGTGCTGTTCTACCGGGGTTTGTGGGCCAGCGGTCAATGAAGATCTATTAATGATCACTTCAGCGTTTGACGCGTTACAAGGTGTTTCCAGCGTTGAAGCCGACCGGTATAATCTTAGCAATAATCCAGATGTCTTTAGTCAGCGGGCCGATATTCTAGCTGCAATCAAGGATGATGCCGATGCAACATTGCCGATCACTGTTGTCGACGGCAAAATTGTTAAAACCGGCGCTTACCCAACAATTGATGAGTTATCGGAATATACTGGTTTAGTTTTCGTGCCGGCTGATCAATCAAGCGGCTGTTGTGGTGGAAGTGGCTGCTGCTAA
- the coaA gene encoding type I pantothenate kinase → MEDRINYYQFDRDKWHSFYPNGRAQLSQENLNDIRGLNDRISIDDVEAVYLPLIQLLKLRYAEYQQWQQQKTSFLQMEEPRIPFIIGIAGPVAVGKSTTARLLSFLLNQLLPDERVEMITTDGFLFPNAELKRRHLLKRKGFPESYDMEKLLTFLNDVKRGEPVVKSPVYSHATYDIVPDQMHRIERPDILIVEGINTLQLPTNERLYVSDFFDFSIYVDAQPELIKHWFLERFGLLLDSAFQDPTNYYYPAAIGDRDEAFDMARNIWHDIDLKNLEEFILPTRNRADLILHKTKHHLINKIYLRK, encoded by the coding sequence ATGGAAGACAGAATAAACTATTACCAATTTGACCGTGATAAGTGGCACAGTTTTTACCCTAATGGACGTGCGCAACTTAGTCAGGAAAATTTAAATGATATTCGTGGTTTAAATGATCGAATTTCAATTGATGACGTTGAGGCGGTTTATTTGCCATTAATACAATTGCTTAAACTTCGGTACGCTGAATATCAACAGTGGCAGCAGCAAAAAACTAGTTTTCTACAAATGGAAGAACCACGGATTCCATTTATTATTGGCATTGCAGGTCCCGTAGCGGTTGGTAAAAGCACAACAGCCCGTTTATTGTCATTTTTGTTAAACCAGCTATTACCTGATGAACGTGTTGAAATGATTACAACTGATGGATTTTTGTTTCCGAATGCAGAACTTAAACGCCGGCACTTACTTAAACGCAAGGGATTTCCAGAATCGTACGATATGGAAAAACTATTGACGTTTCTTAATGATGTTAAACGCGGAGAACCTGTGGTTAAATCACCGGTCTATTCGCACGCAACTTATGACATTGTGCCTGATCAAATGCATCGAATTGAACGACCAGATATTTTAATCGTGGAAGGAATTAATACCCTTCAGTTACCAACTAATGAACGGTTATACGTGAGTGATTTCTTTGATTTTTCTATTTATGTTGATGCGCAGCCGGAGTTAATTAAACATTGGTTTTTAGAACGATTTGGATTGCTGTTAGATTCTGCTTTTCAAGATCCAACCAACTATTACTACCCAGCTGCAATTGGTGATCGTGATGAAGCGTTTGATATGGCGCGTAATATTTGGCACGATATCGATTTGAAAAATTTGGAAGAGTTTATTTTACCAACTCGTAATCGGGCTGATCTAATTTTGCATAAAACCAAACATCATTTAATTAATAAAATTTATCTGCGCAAGTAA
- a CDS encoding ArsR/SmtB family transcription factor: MDYQNYVLMLKAMADPNRLKIIDLLSCGSLCACDILEHFDFSQPTLSHHMKVLQNAGIVTARKEGKWQHYTLQAEFTAKFRQGTELLLASNEECVCHGDDCIDQQTSHSRKVVITNEKS, from the coding sequence ATGGATTATCAAAATTATGTGCTAATGCTAAAAGCAATGGCTGACCCTAATCGTCTCAAAATCATTGATTTACTTTCCTGCGGTTCGCTTTGTGCCTGTGATATTTTAGAACATTTTGATTTTTCACAACCAACGTTATCGCACCACATGAAAGTTTTACAAAATGCTGGGATCGTCACGGCACGTAAAGAGGGTAAGTGGCAGCATTATACATTGCAGGCTGAATTTACGGCTAAATTTAGGCAAGGGACTGAACTACTTTTAGCCAGCAATGAAGAATGCGTTTGTCATGGTGACGATTGCATAGATCAGCAGACAAGTCATTCCAGAAAGGTTGTTATCACTAATGAAAAAAGTTGA
- a CDS encoding DUF3173 domain-containing protein produces the protein MVHVVTMTKHELVALGYGPWASKDIIRRAKLLMVQKGCPYYESPKLGRVPVTAVEEVLGLTLNARTLSELAKIGASASEEQS, from the coding sequence ATGGTTCACGTTGTCACTATGACTAAACATGAACTTGTGGCTTTAGGATATGGACCTTGGGCTTCTAAAGACATTATCAGACGTGCAAAGCTGTTAATGGTCCAGAAAGGCTGTCCATATTACGAGTCACCAAAGCTAGGCCGCGTTCCAGTAACTGCGGTTGAAGAAGTATTAGGTCTTACGCTCAATGCGCGAACTCTTTCAGAGTTAGCTAAAATCGGTGCATCTGCGTCAGAGGAGCAATCATAA
- a CDS encoding LTA synthase family protein, with amino-acid sequence MKTVLQKVRGGLNTKLGFFLLTVVLFAIKSYVAYQNKFTLGVEGSIQKFLLAFNPFPAAILLIGIALYFRGRLSYWLMLLIDTIMSTWLFANILYYREFSDFLSFSIMKGSGSVSNNLGKSLMGILRPSDFLVYADVIILILLLAFHLIRIDPRYFKLRFAGIISVIAVVLFGFNLGMAESNRSGLLTRTFDSNYIVKYLGLEAYTVYDGVKTTQNNAVKAKASNSDIKPVLKFLKKNHADSNIQYKGVAKGKNVFIIHLESLQQFMINYKWDGQEVTPNINKIYNSSDTIAFDNFFNQVGQGKTADAELMLENSLFGLSEGSAMVTDGTTNTFQAAPAILDQKGYTTASFHGDVPSFWNRDNAYKSFGYQYFFSKSYFPKVKNYDAGYGIKDKLFMEDAANYVQQLPQPFYAKLITVTNHYPYILDKSNKSIKAWNTGDNTVDPYVQTAHYLDQSIGEFYNYLDKTGLRKNSMIVLYGDHYGISNNHKPAIAKILGKKKVTNYDLAMFQKVPFMIQMPGLKGGVNHTYGGEIDVLPTIENLLGIDSSKYVQFGQDLLSSNRNQIVSFRNGDFVSSKYTKYGGKTYNTTTGKELKNTTATQTSAIAKIQKYVTTELSLSDKVVNGDLLRFYKPKGFKKVDKSDYTYNLTKSLKRLKASQKSNPTSVMAKNNGQSTLSDYSTDAPELKNIDTSELVFPTVK; translated from the coding sequence ATGAAAACTGTGTTGCAGAAGGTAAGAGGCGGGTTAAATACAAAACTAGGCTTCTTCCTACTCACGGTTGTTTTATTTGCGATCAAATCGTATGTGGCCTATCAAAACAAATTCACATTAGGGGTTGAAGGCAGTATTCAGAAGTTTTTGCTGGCCTTTAACCCATTTCCAGCAGCAATCTTGCTGATCGGAATTGCATTGTATTTTCGCGGACGACTATCATATTGGCTTATGTTGCTAATTGATACCATCATGTCAACGTGGCTGTTTGCTAATATTTTATATTATCGAGAATTTTCAGATTTTCTAAGTTTCAGTATTATGAAGGGTTCCGGCTCTGTTTCGAATAACTTAGGTAAAAGTTTGATGGGAATTTTACGACCGTCTGATTTTTTGGTTTATGCCGATGTTATTATTCTGATCTTATTATTGGCATTCCACCTGATCCGGATTGATCCACGTTACTTTAAATTACGCTTTGCGGGAATTATTTCTGTGATCGCGGTAGTATTATTTGGTTTTAACCTTGGAATGGCAGAATCTAACCGTTCTGGACTTTTAACGAGAACTTTTGACAGCAACTATATCGTTAAGTATCTGGGACTTGAGGCTTATACTGTTTATGATGGCGTCAAGACAACGCAAAATAATGCTGTTAAAGCGAAAGCAAGTAACTCGGATATTAAGCCAGTTCTTAAATTTTTAAAGAAAAATCATGCTGACTCTAACATTCAATATAAGGGTGTTGCAAAAGGCAAGAATGTCTTTATTATCCATTTGGAGAGTCTCCAGCAATTTATGATTAACTATAAATGGGATGGACAAGAAGTAACGCCTAACATTAATAAAATTTACAATTCTAGCGACACAATTGCGTTTGATAACTTCTTTAACCAAGTGGGACAAGGAAAAACAGCTGATGCAGAATTGATGCTTGAAAACTCGTTGTTCGGATTATCTGAAGGCTCCGCAATGGTGACTGATGGGACAACCAATACGTTCCAGGCAGCACCAGCTATCTTGGATCAAAAGGGATATACAACCGCCTCGTTTCATGGGGATGTTCCAAGTTTCTGGAACCGAGATAATGCCTATAAGTCATTTGGCTACCAGTATTTCTTTAGTAAGTCTTACTTCCCGAAGGTTAAAAATTATGATGCCGGATATGGGATCAAAGATAAACTATTTATGGAAGATGCGGCTAACTATGTGCAGCAATTACCACAACCCTTCTACGCTAAATTAATTACCGTGACGAACCATTATCCATATATTCTGGATAAGAGTAATAAATCGATTAAGGCGTGGAACACGGGCGATAATACGGTAGATCCGTACGTTCAGACTGCGCACTATCTAGATCAATCAATCGGTGAATTTTATAATTACCTTGATAAAACTGGTTTGCGCAAAAACAGTATGATTGTCTTGTATGGTGATCATTACGGAATTTCAAATAATCATAAGCCAGCGATTGCCAAGATTTTAGGCAAGAAAAAAGTTACTAACTATGATTTGGCAATGTTCCAGAAGGTTCCATTTATGATTCAAATGCCAGGCCTAAAGGGTGGTGTTAATCATACTTATGGTGGTGAAATTGATGTCTTACCAACGATCGAGAATTTACTGGGAATCGATTCAAGTAAGTACGTGCAGTTTGGACAGGATTTACTATCAAGTAATCGTAACCAGATAGTTTCATTTAGAAATGGCGACTTTGTGTCATCTAAGTACACCAAATATGGCGGTAAAACTTATAACACTACAACTGGCAAAGAGTTGAAGAACACAACTGCGACACAAACAAGCGCAATTGCCAAAATCCAAAAATATGTTACAACAGAGTTAAGTTTGTCCGATAAGGTGGTTAACGGAGATTTGCTTCGTTTCTATAAGCCAAAGGGATTCAAAAAAGTTGACAAATCGGACTACACTTATAATCTAACTAAGAGTTTGAAACGTTTGAAGGCGTCGCAAAAGTCGAATCCAACTAGCGTGATGGCTAAAAATAACGGTCAATCAACATTAAGTGATTACTCGACTGATGCACCGGAATTAAAGAACATTGATACCAGTGAATTGGTATTTCCAACAGTGAAATAG